CCAGTCAGCCAACTGAACGGCGTACCACTCAACGTGATACCCCTAGACAAAAATTTCCCCCACCGCCTCTCCCTCTAAACTCAACCAGGGGAACTAGACCAGGAGAAACGTACCGGAGAATTTCTGTCTCCATTTTTACAAAAAGTGATTTCGATCGCGTCTTGTTGACTCATAAATTCACAAATCCTGACAAATGCATTGCCAAATCTTTGCAATATAAAGATACTATTCTGTTCGCCGAAAAGTAGCTGAAAAATACAAGTGATGTTGGTTATAGTGGTGTGCTTGCCGAACAGCCTAAAATAGGGCAATGGGGTAATGGGACATAGACTTGACTTGTATCCATTGCCTTGATTCATCGAGGTATATCTATGGCTAACTTGACCGTTTGGAAATTCAGCACCGCAGAAGGGGCTGAGAATGCGTTAGAGAAACTGACTGAACTGAAGAAGCAGCATCTCATTGAAATTGTTGATGCCGCGATCGTGACTTGGCCCACCGGCAAGAAGAAGCCGAAGACCAAACAAGCGATTAATCTCGCGGGTCTGGGTGCCCTAGATGGGGCCTTCTGGGGGATGCTCTTCGGGCTAATCTTTTTTGTGCCGTTGTTTGGCATGGCGCTGGGGGCGGCGATCGGTGCCCTGTCAGGTAGCTTTGCTGACTATGGCATCGACGATCGCTTCATCAATGATGTCAAGAGCAAGGTCACGGAAGGAACCTCTGCCCTCTTCCTGTTGAGCGGCGAGGCGACTCTGGACAAGGTAAGTGAGGCGTTCGCTGGCGATCAGATGGAACTCATTCAATCCAACCTGTCCAGGGAACAAGAGGAAACCCTGCGCGAACACTTTGGCCTGAGCGAATAGCTACCGCCAGCATTACGGGTTGACCCAAATGTAGCCCTGACAGTGTAAGGCTCCCGCTTGGATCTGGAGGACGGTTAATTTCACATCGGTTCCCAGATCCAGGACAAAATCCGCAAGCACTTCCACCTGGGGTTGTAGTATCGGTGAGGCATCCTCGCGATTGTCAGCAGTTGAACGTTGATAGATTAATTCGGGCCGCTGGAATTGCAGGCAGTGGTGGCCCGCTAATTGTAGATTCGAACTGAGGATTAAGGTTCCGCGTGTCCCTGCTTCATCTATCCACGGCGCTCTCAGCGTCAGGTGTTTGTGCAGTGTCTCTCCTGGAGAATCGTTGGCTAAAACAATTTGCGGTGATTGGCGGGTATCCAGATGTCCCTTAACCCCCACTACCTGAGCTGCCCGTAACCACTGGTTCAGTAAATCGGCAACGGCCCCTGCTAATAAGGGTGCCGCCAGCGATCGATTCAAATCCCTTTCCAATAACTGTAAATTCACAGCTACGGGCACTGGATGTAATAGGCGCAAAGGCTTACCCCGCATTACTTGCCCAAGATTAATCTGAATATCCCGTCCTTCGATCGTAATTTGGCTGAGGTGTAATCCCTGGTAAATCGCCTGTTGGGCCGATAGGGAAACCTGGGGAATGCAGCCACTTAAGAGTTGGCGATCGCCCGCTACAATGTCTACTGTCAACGTTTGCACCGCTTCCAGTTGACTTTTCAAAAACAGTTTGATGGCGGGTTTAAGGAGGTTGCTAATCCAGTGGGGTTGACGACTGGGGCCGGTTGACCGGGATTCCGGCTGTGACAGGGGGATCGCTTGACTCAGGCGATCGCGCTCAAGGGTAAATTGGCTGGCCGTCTGGGTGGTTTCAGTCGTCATGGGTGAGTCGAGCAAGCCTCATTGATTGGCAATGGCAGTCATTTGCTTGTCTGCCATCATACTGGGAAACGGCAATACCGGTAAAATTTAGGCTCGCCTGAGGGTATGGTGGGGGTGCTAGATCTTAGCAACGCCGAAGTTTAGCTAGAAGTTTGGCTAAATGATTGGGCGAGATTAGCTAGATTAAGGGTATTTGCTGCCTTGGTGTCTTTACTATGCTAGCTACCCCTCCTCGCTATACCATCACCTGGGAAAAGCTACCTGATGATTTTGTACTACCCGATGATCCTGTGGACAATATCAATCAACCCATGTTGGCGGCGGCTTTAACGGAAAGTTTGCAACTGGCGGGGAAGTTGCCCGAAACTGCCCTAACGCCTACGAATTACGGAATTTGTGCCACAGTGAATGGTCAGGTTGTGGTCAAGGCTCCGGATTGGGCCTTTATCCCCCACGTCTGGGTTGATCGTGCTGAAGTCGAGCGCAGTTATACCCCGCGGTTGCAGGGGGATATTCCCGCGATCGTCCTGGAGTTTCTCTCCGATACCGAGGGCCATGAGTATTCGGTCAAAGAAACCTATCCGCCTGGTAAATTCTTCTTCTACGAGCAGATTTTACAGGTTCCGAACTATGGTATTTTTGACCCGGCCACTGGGGCACTAGAACTCTACCGGCTGCGGGATACCGGTCGCTATCGCTTGGAGTCTCCCGATTCCGCCGGGCGATTTTGGCTACCGGAAATGGCTCTCTGGCTGGGGGTATGGCAGGGTGGGCGGGAAAACCGATCGGGCTACTGGCTCCGCTGGTGGGATGAATTGGGCAATTTGCTGCTGTGGGGCTCGGAACGGCTGCAACTGGAAGCCGAACGCACGGAACAGGAACGCCAGCGAGCGGAGCAGGAGCGTCAACGGGCGGAGCAGGCCCAACGGCAGGCGGAGCAGGAGCGTCAACGGGCGGAGCAAGAGCGTCAACGGGCGGAGCAAGAGCGTCAACGGGCGGAGCGCTTAGCGGCTCAACTGCGGGCAATGGGGATTAAGCCGGAGGGGTAGGTATTCAGGAGTAAGCTGACAGAATGACCTGCGTTTTACAACTTTCTAGAATAGGACCTATCCATCACTCACCCGATCGCCATGACTATTCCCTTCCAAACACTCGGCCTTGTGCTCCCGCCTACCCAACGTGATCTCCCCTGCGATGACGGTGAACCGATGGAGACCCAGCGCCATAAGGCCCAAATGGATCTGTTGATTGATGCGATCGAGGTTTGGCTAAAGGGTCGGGAGGATGGCTATGTGGGTGGCAATATGTTTGTTTACTACAGTTTGGCTCAGGTGAAAAATCAGGATTTTAAAGGGCCGGACGTTTTTGTGGTTCTGGGTGTCCCCAAGGGGGAGCGGCGCAGTTGGGTGTGTTGGGAAGAGGGCAAAACCCCCGATGTTGTCATTGAATTACTGTCTGAAAGTACTGCCGAATTTGATAAGACAACGAAAAAGCAACTCTATCAAGACCGACTCCACGTGCCGGAGTATTTCTGGTTTGATCCCTTTAATCCCAACGATCGCGCTGGCTTTCAGCTACAGGGTGGTACCTATTACCCAATCGAAGCAGGTCCTAACGGGGAATTAGTCAGCCAGGTTCTCAACTTAGCCCTAGTACTGTGGACGGGAACCTATAAAGGGATTGAAACGACCTGGCTGCGTTGGACCGATCGTGACGGTTTTCTTCTACCCACTGCCCAGGAGGATGCCTACTCCCAGGCGGTCCAAGCGCAACAAGCGGCAGAACAGGAGCGCCAGCGGGCGGAACAGGCGCAACGGCAGGCAGAACAGGAGCGCCAGCGGGCGGAACAGGCGCAACGGCAGGCAGAACAGGAGCGCCAGCGGGCGGAACAGGCGCAACGGCAGGCAGAGCAGGAGCGCCAGCGGGCGGAACAGGAACGCCAACGGGCGGAGCGCTTAGCGGCTCAACTGCGGGCAATGGGGATTGATCCGAATACACTTTAGGATGGTAGAGAGTTGGGGTTACAGAACTGGTAACCACGCAGCCTAGACTGGTTCTATTTCCTATCCTGGGAGTTATAGAGTTATCCGTGAAGTCCTCAAACCCAGTGTCGTCCGTTGAAGCGCTGACTCTGCCAGAGACGCCAGCCCCAGAGCAACTTGATAATATCAAGGCGCATCTGGATCTGGTATTGTTGGCACTCGAAGCGTTAGCGGGGATTGGTTCCGAGGCCATGTTGCAAGCAGCAACGACTCTCGGCCTGACGGAGATGTTGCCCGATCGTGTTGCCCTATGGCGTCTACGGCAGGCCAATCCCCGCCGTAAGAGTCAGGGGAGACGCAAAAAACTCGATGTGGACGAGGCTCGCGCCCTGGTGCTCATTAGCAGCCATTTGGCCACTCAACACCAGGAACTGATTCGCCGTGCTGTTGCCCTCCTGGAACAGATGACGCGTCAGGGGCAAGCGCCCTACCGCGCCGCGCTACTGGGGGATTACCTCGATCGGTTTAGTAATACCTACCAGGAGCGCATGGAGACCAATGAGACGGTTACCCCGGTCACCCTCACGCGGTTGGCCCTCAAGCTGCTCATCGATCTGTTGTTTTACAGCGGTCCAAGTGGTCCCCGGCGTCTCTGGCTATCCTTACTTGATCGGGCAGCCCCCCCGATCGCCGTCACCAGTGAAGACAAATCATCATGATAGGCCAAGCATTATGTTCAGTCACCCTACTTATAGTCATTGCAATTTAGGCTGAAACACCACCCTCACCCCCAGCCCCTCTCCCAGAGCGGAAGAGGGGAGTTAAAAACTGTATCGTTCTTATTTGGATTGACTATACCCCCTAACCCTCAACCACTAGCGACTTGGCATTCCCACTCTTTTCTCTTTTCTCTTCCCTAAACGCCCTTACCATGTTTGCTGCCACCACTCTCCTGCGACGCTATACCCCGCCGACGTGTACGCTGGAACTATACGTTCACCAGTCGCCCCTGTCGCGTTGGGCTGGCCGCCCGGTGGTGCGTGATCTGCACTTTCGGCTTCATCTGGATGATCCCCGGCTGCCGGATGAACAACGGGTAACCCTTCAGGGCGATCGCCAGCACTTGGATGCTCTCCACGCGGTCGTTGAAACCTATGTGCAGGCGCACCTAACCCAAATGGATTGGGATCTAGAGGCACTGACCAGTACGGTCCTAACTGCACTAGCCCCAGCGGCGGATGAGGAGATGCCTCTCGAGGAAGAGGCATCTTCCGAAGCGATGATGGCTGAGGCTACCCCTCCCCAGGATGCTTCTCCCCCCGGTTGTCTGTCAGTCAGCCCACCTGTGTCTGCCCCAGATGAGGCCCCGATCGTCCCAGTTCCGGCTTTGGTCCGTTCGGCTCCCAGCGTCCTATCGGAGCAGCAGGCGACTACAGAATCGCGCTCACGGGTGGAGCGGGGTTCGATGGCGCTACAGTGCGATCGTCGAAATCCCCTTCAGATCGAACCGGATGGGGGTCTCTATCATCGGTTACACCTGGGTCCGTTGGCGACGCCCCAGGTTGGGGATACGGTCCAGCTGAGTACGCTGCAATTGTTTGACTTGGCAACGGCCTTAGATGCCTATGGCGAAGAGTTAATGGCTCTACCCGAAACGTTGGGACGGGCTTGGTTTAAGCCTTCGACTACCTGGGCGCGGACGGCAGCGATCGCGATCGTGGTGATTGGCGTAGCAACGTCGATCGTGCGCTTGGCGGAACAGCCCCAAGTGGCTATGCAAGCTGAGGTTCCCACGGGGAGTGAGGGTGCCAGTAGTTTCGATCAGCGGCGAGAGGCTGTGGCTGTGGCTCCCTTACCGACTCCAAGTTTTCGGGGGATACCGGGTAGTTTGACTCCCGAAGCCGTTCCCGGTGCCCCGCCGCCAGGGATTCCTACCCCCCCTCCTGGCTCTCTGGCACAGTTACCTCCCTATTCGCCGGGCAACAGTTCACCGCCGAGTAGCCCTGAGGTTGCCACGGTGCCCATTCCTGCGGCGCCACCGCCCGACTTGGCGATGGCGCCACCCCCGCCGTCGCCTTTACCGGCTCCGAGTGAAATGGGGACGATTACGATTCCGGCAGAGCCTTCAGGGACTGCCGACCTACCGGAGATTCCCGCAAGCCTGCGCAATGCAGCGCCTCCAACTGCGGCCCGATCGGGGGTAGCTGCGGATGAGGTAGCGACAGGGGCTAGCCAGGATGGTCAAACGGCAGCCAGTACACCGGGGACGACCAGTACCGCCTTTGATGTCATTCCCCAGGTGGCTGAAGTGCGCGCCTATTTCCAGGGCCAGTGGCAGGTGCCAGAGGGATTGTCGCAAACGCTGGAGTATAGCCTGGAGCTAAACCCCAATGGGTCGATTCAGCGGATTTTTCCCCTGGGGCAGGCGGCGGGGAATTATATCGATCGCACGGGGATGCCGTTGATCGGGGAACCGTTTGTGTCGCCGATTGCCGATGGGAAACAGGCTCGCATTCGGCTAGTCCTCAGGCCCGATGGCAAGGTTCAGACTTTCTTAGAGTCGATGAATTGATGGGGCATGTCGATGCATGAAGATGAATGAAGACGAAACGTGCCTCGATCATCAACTCAGGAGAGCTTTTACCATAAACCACTATCGACATAGTGAACCAACTGGCCCAACCGTTGCCGTAAGGTTTCCAGGCCCAATCGCTCCTGGGCTGAGATAAACACTGCCTGCGGATACTCTGCTTTGGCCAAATTCAAGGTTTCGCTATCAACCTGATCGACCTTATTAAATACCAATAATGATGGTCCTGGCGTCACCGGCAATTCTGACAGGATTTTCATCACGGCGCGAATTTGGTTTTGCCAACTCGGTGATGATAAATCGACTAGGTGGAGCAAGGCATCGGCGTCTGTAACTTCCTCTAAAGTGGCCCGAAATGCATCTAATAATGACGGTGGCAACTCATGGATAAATCCTACGGTATCTGTTAGCAAAATGGCCTGTGGCGTTTGGGAAACCGCATGGGGGACTAGTAACCGACGGGTTGTCGGGTCAAGTGTGGCAAACAACTGATCGGCTGCTAGCACGTCGGCGTTGGTTAGCGTATTGAGCAGCGTTGATTTCCCGGCATTCGTATACCCCACGATCGCGACTGTGGGCATTTGATTATGCTGGCGTTGTTGCCGCAGGCGCGATCGGTGGGCTTGGAGTTGGTTCACCTCCTGTTGCAGGCGCGTAATCCGCCGTTGAATGGCCCGTCGTTCTGTCTCTAGTTTGGTTTCCCCTGGCCCTCGCGTACCAATGCCGCCCCCCAGCCGCGACATTGCTTGTCCGTGTCCTGTCAAACGCGGCAGACGATACTCTAACTGGGCTAATTCCACCTGCAATTTCCCGGCCCCTGATTGTGCCCGTTGCGCAAAAATGTCCAGAATCACTTCCGTGCGATCGACGACCCGCACCCCACACAGGCGCTCCAAGTTGCGCACTTGGGCTGGGGACAGGTCGCGGTTAAACACGACTAAATTTGCCCCGATCGTCTGCACTGTCAGGGCTATTTCCTGCACCTTACCCGGACCCACCACCGTTTGCGGGTGGGGTTGCGGTCGTTTTTGCTGGATTACCTGTAACACATCTCCGCCTGCCGATTCGACCAATCGTTGGACTTCAGCGAGATTCTCGGCAAAACTGGCCGCATCCATCGCTTGTGTCATCAAACCGACCAGGAGAACGCGATCGTGGCTGGCATCTACCTGCTGGGCCACATATTGCCGCCGGAATTCGGCCTCCAGTTCTTCGACCAGGTTGAGAAAATCCTGCTCACTGAGGGCATCTAAACTCAGGGCGGAGGAAACGGTCCACAGCGTTTCTGGATGGGGGGTTAAGTGGGCCAAAAACGCTGTCTTGATATAACCGGTTGCGCCCCCGCCCCGCCGCTCAAATCCTGAGCCTGATAGGGTTAACACCACCAGTGCATCCAAGCGTTGAATGGCCATTGCTGTCAAACTGGCTGTATCCGGTGGCGTATCGGTCAATTGGGTAGCTATACAGCGAATCCCGCACAGCCGTTCCGCCCCATAGCGCGGGAGTTCCAACGGTGGGATCTGGGTCTGACTGGGGGTGCCCACACCTACCCGTACGACCTGCCCCCGCCGATTGAGGTAGGCACAGAGGGGCGTTTGGATTTCTGTGCTAATCGCGGCCAGACGCTGGGCAAATTCGGGTGTGGTCAGGCAATCACCGGGTAAGCGCTGGTGATAGAGCCGCTGAAGTTGCTTGAGTTGACTGGGTTTTAGCCCCTGGAGATGGCCGTAGATCGTTTCGATGGGAACGTATCCTCCTGCCTGTGCTGCTATCGATGCCTATTTTAGGCGTTTAAAGTCTGAACGGCTCTCCTGAGTTTATGGTGGGGGCGCGTAGCGCCCCCACCATAAACTCAACGTTTCCGATCGTTTATTTGTAGTTGCTGATACTGTTTACCCCAAAATCCCAGAAGAGCTGTCTGAACTGATAAAGTCTGAACTGACCTGAACTCTGAAGGTTCGTCAGTCAAGCAGATGTCAACTCGCTTCAAAGGATTGATTTTTAAACTTAAGAGCCTGGCAATTTTCCATAACTGTGCGCACCACATCATCAGGGACTCCCTCAGGAATCTCAGCTTCAATCTCCAGAGTAATTTTAACCGTTGCGCCAT
This DNA window, taken from Trichothermofontia sichuanensis B231, encodes the following:
- a CDS encoding DUF3038 domain-containing protein, encoding MKSSNPVSSVEALTLPETPAPEQLDNIKAHLDLVLLALEALAGIGSEAMLQAATTLGLTEMLPDRVALWRLRQANPRRKSQGRRKKLDVDEARALVLISSHLATQHQELIRRAVALLEQMTRQGQAPYRAALLGDYLDRFSNTYQERMETNETVTPVTLTRLALKLLIDLLFYSGPSGPRRLWLSLLDRAAPPIAVTSEDKSS
- a CDS encoding Uma2 family endonuclease, which produces MLATPPRYTITWEKLPDDFVLPDDPVDNINQPMLAAALTESLQLAGKLPETALTPTNYGICATVNGQVVVKAPDWAFIPHVWVDRAEVERSYTPRLQGDIPAIVLEFLSDTEGHEYSVKETYPPGKFFFYEQILQVPNYGIFDPATGALELYRLRDTGRYRLESPDSAGRFWLPEMALWLGVWQGGRENRSGYWLRWWDELGNLLLWGSERLQLEAERTEQERQRAEQERQRAEQAQRQAEQERQRAEQERQRAEQERQRAERLAAQLRAMGIKPEG
- a CDS encoding DUF1269 domain-containing protein, with translation MANLTVWKFSTAEGAENALEKLTELKKQHLIEIVDAAIVTWPTGKKKPKTKQAINLAGLGALDGAFWGMLFGLIFFVPLFGMALGAAIGALSGSFADYGIDDRFINDVKSKVTEGTSALFLLSGEATLDKVSEAFAGDQMELIQSNLSREQEETLREHFGLSE
- a CDS encoding Uma2 family endonuclease produces the protein MTIPFQTLGLVLPPTQRDLPCDDGEPMETQRHKAQMDLLIDAIEVWLKGREDGYVGGNMFVYYSLAQVKNQDFKGPDVFVVLGVPKGERRSWVCWEEGKTPDVVIELLSESTAEFDKTTKKQLYQDRLHVPEYFWFDPFNPNDRAGFQLQGGTYYPIEAGPNGELVSQVLNLALVLWTGTYKGIETTWLRWTDRDGFLLPTAQEDAYSQAVQAQQAAEQERQRAEQAQRQAEQERQRAEQAQRQAEQERQRAEQAQRQAEQERQRAEQERQRAERLAAQLRAMGIDPNTL
- the hflX gene encoding GTPase HflX, giving the protein MGTPSQTQIPPLELPRYGAERLCGIRCIATQLTDTPPDTASLTAMAIQRLDALVVLTLSGSGFERRGGGATGYIKTAFLAHLTPHPETLWTVSSALSLDALSEQDFLNLVEELEAEFRRQYVAQQVDASHDRVLLVGLMTQAMDAASFAENLAEVQRLVESAGGDVLQVIQQKRPQPHPQTVVGPGKVQEIALTVQTIGANLVVFNRDLSPAQVRNLERLCGVRVVDRTEVILDIFAQRAQSGAGKLQVELAQLEYRLPRLTGHGQAMSRLGGGIGTRGPGETKLETERRAIQRRITRLQQEVNQLQAHRSRLRQQRQHNQMPTVAIVGYTNAGKSTLLNTLTNADVLAADQLFATLDPTTRRLLVPHAVSQTPQAILLTDTVGFIHELPPSLLDAFRATLEEVTDADALLHLVDLSSPSWQNQIRAVMKILSELPVTPGPSLLVFNKVDQVDSETLNLAKAEYPQAVFISAQERLGLETLRQRLGQLVHYVDSGLW
- a CDS encoding LmeA family phospholipid-binding protein, translated to MTTETTQTASQFTLERDRLSQAIPLSQPESRSTGPSRQPHWISNLLKPAIKLFLKSQLEAVQTLTVDIVAGDRQLLSGCIPQVSLSAQQAIYQGLHLSQITIEGRDIQINLGQVMRGKPLRLLHPVPVAVNLQLLERDLNRSLAAPLLAGAVADLLNQWLRAAQVVGVKGHLDTRQSPQIVLANDSPGETLHKHLTLRAPWIDEAGTRGTLILSSNLQLAGHHCLQFQRPELIYQRSTADNREDASPILQPQVEVLADFVLDLGTDVKLTVLQIQAGALHCQGYIWVNP
- a CDS encoding DUF4335 domain-containing protein — translated: MFAATTLLRRYTPPTCTLELYVHQSPLSRWAGRPVVRDLHFRLHLDDPRLPDEQRVTLQGDRQHLDALHAVVETYVQAHLTQMDWDLEALTSTVLTALAPAADEEMPLEEEASSEAMMAEATPPQDASPPGCLSVSPPVSAPDEAPIVPVPALVRSAPSVLSEQQATTESRSRVERGSMALQCDRRNPLQIEPDGGLYHRLHLGPLATPQVGDTVQLSTLQLFDLATALDAYGEELMALPETLGRAWFKPSTTWARTAAIAIVVIGVATSIVRLAEQPQVAMQAEVPTGSEGASSFDQRREAVAVAPLPTPSFRGIPGSLTPEAVPGAPPPGIPTPPPGSLAQLPPYSPGNSSPPSSPEVATVPIPAAPPPDLAMAPPPPSPLPAPSEMGTITIPAEPSGTADLPEIPASLRNAAPPTAARSGVAADEVATGASQDGQTAASTPGTTSTAFDVIPQVAEVRAYFQGQWQVPEGLSQTLEYSLELNPNGSIQRIFPLGQAAGNYIDRTGMPLIGEPFVSPIADGKQARIRLVLRPDGKVQTFLESMN